ACAGCCTAGATAAAAGAAAAAttcacaataaaacaacccAAGCCTTTTTGCATCAAACAAATAGaaccacgtttattttgaaagtataaAATGTCACACTATAAAGGCCACTTTTCAGGGTAAATCGACAACCTTTCCGTAAGATTTACACAGAGAAATACCTTGTCCCTCTCTGCTGGTCTAACATACTGTCCAGTTCTGtggcaaaataaaataattgttcTACTCCACCACAGAAAGTCGTTGGCAGGATCTGAATAATTTACTCGTTACAGGAAATGGCAGGAGAGTGAGAATTCCTGATTTGTACATCCCACCAAGGAGCAGTTACTCTGAACGATCTTCTCTTTTTATCAAACCGGCTTACAGGCACAGCTTGACGTTACAGGCACTGTTTGCCTTCTACTGGGAGACTCGAAAAAGAAATCTGCAGTTGACATTCTTTACAATGGCACCAGTCAGGCCCATGATTGCATCCCCATGGAGAGAGCATCCTCTGTTTGTACAAGCAGAACGACTCGTACTGCAGATCTCGCGGTGCGTGTCAGAGGCCGTTTGGCTCTCTGCAGATCTGCTGAGGTGTTCAGACTTTGAGCGTAGCGTTCGCATTCCTACTCACTAACTGTGACGTGGTGCCCACTGAGGTAGAATAGTTGTACCAAAATACTTATTTATAAAGTATACAAATGAGTAACAGTCACATCAATAAACttaagagtggagtaattgggtctggggggggttgagaaaaaaaacatcACATATATGCCACTTTTTTTCCCATACAACAATATGTAGACCACCGTCATGTCTGGATATCTGAAAAATCCCTTCAAGCTCAAACTACTCCTGCAATTATTTCCCTTTCAGGCATAATGGCGGTTTCACAGATACTCTGCATTATTGCATCTACAGGTCAGTGGGAACGGTTCAGTTGTGGAATCAGGGGCTCTGGAGATCTCGCGCATGTGAAATCTATCCTCTCCACTCTCATACACGCTATTCAAAAgtggaaaacaaacaaacaaagtaagtCAACAAAGGGGGAAACTAAAGCAGACACCTGTCATGTCAGAGAGGGCACATTTCCATACAGAGAGTACAACATGTCCGTCAATGCTCCTTCCACATTACAGTGGACGTCCCTTTTGGAGGCTCCCGTCTCCCCTGAAGGCTGGAATGGGTTGGCGAGCTGACCGGCTCCCGGCATGGTGGGCAAGGCTAGGCTGGGTCTGTGCGGTGCTACCAGCCGGACCCCCAGCCGTCTGTGTGGACTAGGACCAGCTGCTGTCTGTCAAACCGCCCTTCCCCTTGCAGATGATGCTTTCTGTCGATTTGAGGAGCCTCTCTAGACAGGGTGCGTTAATTTTGCTCGGCGGAGGGCCTCTGGGCATCGAGTCTCTCTTGGCGTGGCTGTCCGTGCTGGAGGACACGGCGTTGTCCTGCGTTAGGTCTTTGGGGGGCAGCGGGAGCCCGGGGCCGCCCTGGGCCTGCTCTGCTGCGGGGGAGCAGATGGGCGAGGGGTGGAGCCACTTCAGGTTACTGGCAGAGTGAGCTCCAGGAGGGGTGAGTTCGGTGACTCTCAGGGGTTTGACACCGGCTGCAGGATCACTGACGGGGACGGGGCACACGACTGCAGTGACGCTTACTGGAGATAGCTTGTGTAAAAGATAGAAACACACTTTGATTTAATGATTTGCTTGTTTAATATTAAGTGTCCATTAATCAACAAGAATACTATAAATGAGCCTAAAATTGCCCCTGAATTGTCCCTGGGGATTTGAAATAGTATGCATGATTGCACGATGTATTAATTGAATAAGACAGAATTATTTTGACTTCTTGAAGGGGCACAAACAATGACACATATTTATTATAACCTTATTAAAAGGCTAAAATGTTAGCAAACAGATGCCTAATTCAGAAGACAAAGCTATAaaaacactcatttgaaaatgtgtttttgtttgagCTGACTTCTCCACACTGTTTATAAATTATTTTGCTAATTGCTAGCATAATCTGACTGATGTTGCCGTGGCAAACAGCATGAGCCGTTTCAAAATGCCAAACAGCTTTGATGAGGTGACTGAAATAAAATTAGAGTACATTAAAACCATGTTTATGGGAGGGTGTGTCAGGATTAGCCACAGAAACTAATTAAAAGCAAAGGAATGTTCCAGATTATTCTGACCTTTCTTATCCCCTTAAGAACACCTCCCCCAAAAATTACCTTTTCTCCTCTGTCATTGTTCTTAGCCAACATGAGACAGTGGTAATACATCAGTAAAAATAGCTGCTAATCCCCCCCCAGTCCCAGACCTGTGATTAAATAATAATAGATATTGTATCCCTCTTTCACTGAATCGTCACCATTCTTGGCAGCAGGCCTCCTCCACCAAAGAGATGTTACATAACAGTTCTGCTTTCGTAAGGCTTTACCTTCGGTTTCTTGGTAGGAACGGCTTCCTCTGTCCGGGGATCAGCAAGTTGATCCTTGAGTTTTACATCCGGGAACCAGCTCTTCAGCATTTCCTCCATTTTAAGAATGATATTAATGTATTTCTCTCTGAAAAAATGAAGGAAAGAGAGAAACAGAAAGAGAGGGATACATTTAGTAAAGCTATCATTCATACAATCATCTTTTCCGTTAAATCTTATTACACAATCAAACTCACACAGGAAACAAGCAATCTCGAACAGCACACTAACACTTCACTCACTTAGCAAAGCCTGTACTCCATGTGTGTGAAAGGGGGATTGTCTTAAGCACATTTCTCACATGTTTCGAGCTCACACGTGGCCTGATGTATAATAGTTCCGCTCGCCTCTAAATATAAAACCCCAAAGCCACATCGGTCTCCAACAGCGTCACTGTGAAAATAAACTAATCATGGTGACGCAGTTTGCTTGTGAGGTGTGTAGCAGGGGGCAGCGCCCCATTAACTCCCACCCGTGAAAACCAGATGGTGGGTAGGGATTAGCCCGTGTTATATGATCAGGACCTTCCCGCTATACTCCGTTCAGCGCATGTTAAATTCATGTGAAAGATTATCTGCAACAGTGACTGCTAAAAAAGTCACTTTGATCCTATCAACCATTGTGTTGCTGCAGGGGCTGCCAGCTGGCAATACAGAGCAGGCACAGGGAgcaatgagggggggggggggtttagtcCACCTTCCAGCCTCTGTCTCGGCTGTCTGTGGGGAGGCTGCCACACCCACTCTTTGTCTCCCATATGAGGGCAGCAGCTGGTGGGTGAGGGCTCCAATTAGGCTGTGCAAGACTCAGCAGCACTTAATCTTATATCAGTCTACCATTTCATCTTATATCAGTGTACCATGGTGCTTTGCCCTACATACAGGTACCAGAAGTGCTGCTTAAAATTCAGAGGAGGTGAGAGGCTACACGAAGCAGCTTCAGACTGTCAGAGCCGTGTGATATTGTGAATATGATCATAACGAGCTATTCTTCTATAcaattttgttttgtattcATACTGATTGTTTTATTGTTTGGTTACAATCAACCTTAGATGAATTGACAACAATTCAGATAATTGATATTTACCGGTTCCAGCTTCTGATCTGAATGTAAGCTAAATCCCTTTCTTTTTTTATGTTGGCAAACAAGGCAAGCAATTTGAAAACGTCAAATTGGGAATTTCATTACTTACTATTACCGCTATTTTGTGATTTAACACTAACAGGAAACCTCCAAACAATTAAACATGATTGTATTTCAGGGACAAAGACTTTCTCCTTTGAAGTGGTGATATCATACCCCATTATACCATCTGGCCAGTGGAGCGCTAATCAAGCAGACACAAGTGTGCTGCTCACAGTGGAGCGTGATGCAtttttaacaagatgccctGCTAAAGCGAGACCCAGCCTTCTCTGCAGTAAATGTAGTCTGAGTGTGTGGGGGAAGCGGCTACTCACAGGGCAACCTGCTGTGAGCCATGTGTCACAGACATGTTGTCCACCACTCTGACCCAAGACAGCAAGCACCCTGTGTGAGGTCGAGCGTATTGTAGTCGTGATTCTGATCCGAGTTCAGTGAAGGTAACATACTTGCACAGGCAACACAGATTGGATGAAGCACACATCACCCAGTATGTGTTTGTAGCtacataaacacaaactgaataCCATTGTCTGTATGTGGGTCACACTGAGGACACTTACCCCATGCAGGGGTTCTGCAGGACTCCCATGATCCTCTGAATCCTGTCCATGGCCACGCTCTCCTGGAAACTGCTGAGTCCTGGAAAAGAATAAAGTCGTACCATGAGCCACATGAACTGTGCCGACAGCAGGCCTGAGTCTGTGCAGCAGATGGATTgtgtgaaatgtgtgtgtggaggaacAGACTCCCTGCCTCTGTGGCCAGGAAGTGTTGGGTCACACAAGGTTTGACAAAGTTCCCACATGAAGCAGTTTTCAGAGGCTGTTTGGACATGGCACTATCTTCCAGAAATCTTTATAATGCTTATCAGGAGACTCGCAAACAGCAGCTGCTTTAATGGAGACTGTGGTACAGTATGTTCTCGCTCCTCTGTGCCAACAGCTAATTTACAAGGAGGGCCAAACCGTGATACTGCCATCAACTGGCATAGCAATACGATTTAGATGTGCTATTATTAAAGAGGGAAATTTTTTTGTAAAGTTGCTAAGAAACGTTATGCATTATCAGCTCCCTTATAAAAGacagacacatgcacacacaggaaattgttgtggtTTCTTGATAGCCATACAACAATACATGTTTCAATCATCTTGATTTTAAATATCAGGGACACATTTTCCAGAAAAAGAGTGGGATGTCGTCTATCCGGACTATTGTTAATGTTTTGGATTTCTCTGAGACAGACAAAAGACATACACAGAGACTCAACTAAGGAATGGTTGAATTAAACAGTGTGATACTACTGGGAACAACACAAATAGTAAAAGATGATAAATGAGGGACTTACGTTCTCTGTATCTCCCTGAACGAAGGCCATTCAAGATAGATGACAGTGGGTGAATGTAGCATTGTAGCTCCATGCACTGAAAACAAAAATAGAGTACTTTATAGGTGATATCAAACCACAAATGGCTGTTCAGATTAGTATAAAAGTTGCAGAAAATGATTTAGATAACCCCCAAACTCCGCCTACTGTTCTGCTGATTGAAGtttgatttggggggggggggggtttactgGAAATGTGATGCATGACACACTGACTGTAAAACCAGCAGGGGAGACGACCTAGGTGATAGGGCACGCTCTAGTGTTGCTGACACTGTTAAACACCTCCTGTGCAAAACAGATAAGAGTTAGAGGTGCTCACCTTTCTGTGGAAAATGTGGTTCTTCTCTGACACATTGGAAAGTGGCTTGCACTCCTCCTCTGAGCTGTGAGGTCTCTTCAGTGCTTGCTGAGTGTTTTTGCCATTTGTTTTGTCTCCTTGTTGTGTTTTACACAGTCCAATGGTGCTGTCTTGTGTCTCCGTGCAGCCTGAGGGAAACCTCCGGCTGGAGGCTTCTGTGACCTCGCTCCAGTTACGGTCGCCCTCCTTCACCTCGCTGCTGTCAGACGGGCCCAGGTGTGGCGGGCTGCGGGGGGATGAAGGACCCTCTGTGTGGTTGTGCTTTCCGGTGCAGTCAGACTCCTGTTCGCTGTCGTTGTCCTCATTGTCACTAGCCAGCCAGTCAATGGAGTTGTCCGAATCTGTAGCAGACATCCTCGGCTGCAGGTTCTAAGTCGCACTGACCATCACTGACctgacagacagaaagaaagtcACGGTTACTCTAATGCAGGGGTCTCTAACACG
This region of Pseudochaenichthys georgianus chromosome 6, fPseGeo1.2, whole genome shotgun sequence genomic DNA includes:
- the LOC117448168 gene encoding circadian-associated transcriptional repressor: MSATDSDNSIDWLASDNEDNDSEQESDCTGKHNHTEGPSSPRSPPHLGPSDSSEVKEGDRNWSEVTEASSRRFPSGCTETQDSTIGLCKTQQGDKTNGKNTQQALKRPHSSEEECKPLSNVSEKNHIFHRKCMELQCYIHPLSSILNGLRSGRYRERLSSFQESVAMDRIQRIMGVLQNPCMGEKYINIILKMEEMLKSWFPDVKLKDQLADPRTEEAVPTKKPKLSPVSVTAVVCPVPVSDPAAGVKPLRVTELTPPGAHSASNLKWLHPSPICSPAAEQAQGGPGLPLPPKDLTQDNAVSSSTDSHAKRDSMPRGPPPSKINAPCLERLLKSTESIICKGKGGLTDSSWS